Proteins from one Mytilus galloprovincialis chromosome 11, xbMytGall1.hap1.1, whole genome shotgun sequence genomic window:
- the LOC143051106 gene encoding uncharacterized protein LOC143051106 — protein MKTNIMKSKTKEGTDYKLQCTDDIAKILLSKDTDPAVKEIIVNGLMPLAQVDMHSNTSPDDMASASSYHADTPSTSSCNPETPSTSSCNADTPSTSSFNADTPSTCTSSTSNIHLWTDKQEDMLVHLRHERHDAFGKTRNHNTLWKDIANEINSTFKCNIIATQVMNKYFNLKKRWKEVLDSAGARGSGSEAKYYRLKEYFDHQYGTKASSRPAYLLDTIADKDKK, from the exons ATGAAGACAAATATAATGAAGTCAAAGACAAAGGAAGGGACAGACTACAAATTGCAATGTACTGATGACATTGCCAAAATTTTGCTGTCTAAAGACACAG accCGGCTGTTAAAGAAATTATAGTCAATGGCCTTATGCCATTAGCACAGGTAGATATGCACTCTAATACTTCGCCAGATGATATGGCATCTGCATCATCATATCACGCAGATACACCATCTACATCATCATGTAACCCAGAAACACCATCTACATCATCATGTAATGCAGACACACCATCTACATCATCATTTAATGCAGACACACCATCTACATGTACTAGTAGCACCAGTAATATTCATCTTTGGACAGACAAACAAGAAGATATGTTAGTGCATTTAAGACATGAAAGACATGATGCATTTGGTAAAACCCGAAATCACAATACATTATGGAAAGACATTGCAAACGAAATTAATAGCACTTTCAAATGTAACATTATTGCAACTCAGGTGATGAACAAGTACTTCAATCTGAAAAAGAGATGGAAGGAAGTACTTGATAGTGCAGGTGCAAGAGGGTCAGGATCAGAGGCTAAATATTATAGGCTAAAAGAATATTTTGATCATCAATATGGCACAAAGGCCAGTAGCAGACCTGCCTATCTGCTTGATACAATTgcagataaagataaaaaataa